The Chitinophaga caeni genome segment AACGCAATTTCAGCCGGACAACAATGATTTATAATACATATTCTACGAATAAGCGTTCCATGGTTTGTTGAGGATCATCACAAAACCCGGCATGGCTGCGGGAAGTCTGCAAGATAGTACTTCTCGTGGCCGTCAACCACCGGAACCTTGACGGGAGATCTAACCCGGCAATAGGGCCGGCAGTTTTATCACCTTGGCAGATACGTTCTATGGCTTGCAGGTATGTCCTAAGATCATCTAGATCTAATTCATCCCCGAATACGCGGAGCCTGTCAACATTCAACACGAATTTCAACCGGAGGAACTTTTTCGGTTTGCAATAAAGTATCACCCCGATATTGAGGAACTCACCACGTTCAACACGCGGCATCAAACGTATGATCGCGTATTCATATAAGTGCTTCCCTTGCATTTTCTGCTGCTTTAACAAATATTTCCGAAGAGGCTATCCTCCTGTTTAAAAATTCTTTATACACGCGTTTTCTCTCAAGCGGGCTTTCATCGATCGACGGATCTTCTAGCCAAGATCCGGGTATAAGATCAACGACATTTTCGATAGTTTCCCTAGTTAAAATTTCTTTGAACAAAACATCCACTTTACCTAGCTCGTTTGCATCTTTTAATAAGACATGATCCTTGATAGCCATGAAAGGCCGGGTTGCTTGTTCCTCCCAGTTATGCCATGTATGATGAAAATACAAGGAAGCGCCATGATCGATTAACCACAATTCCCGGTGCCACATCAACATATTTGTATTCCTGGCGGTCCTGTCTACGTTCGTCAAAAGGCAATCCAACCAAACAATTTTGGATGCCAGCAAAGGATCCACCTGGCACGCGGCTGGATCAAAGGTGATAGCCCCGGAGAGGTAATGTAAGCCCAAGTTCAAGCCAACGCTAAACTTAAGCAGATCCTGGATCTCCTGGTCAGCCTCTATACGGCCAAATGCTTCATCCAGCTCTGCAAATACCAATTCCGGCACTTTTAAGCCCAGTGTACGGGCAATTTCGCCACCGATCAATTCTGCGATCAGCGCTTTCTCACCTTGTCCAGCTCCGCGGAACTTCAACACGTATTGAAACCCATCATCAGCCTCGATGATGGCGGGCAATGATCCACCTTCACGCAAAGGCGTGATGTAGCGCATTACTTCTACGCGCCTGATCGAAACAGGCTTATTTTGATTCTTTTCATCCATTTTAAGCAGGTTTAATACTACCTATTTAACAAATGTAGCTAATCGAGAATTAAGAAAAAATATCCATACATAATATTCTATGCTTCAAAATGCTTTCATGCAATGATTTTCCTGCCAGAATCAATATTTCCTTGGCGAAGAAATGGAAGCTACCGCCCCCTAACAAATTGAACCGGCGGGGTGTTATAATCTTGTCGTATTTACACCTTTAAAATGTCTCGAACAACCATCAAGATGATATTGATCAATATTTAACTTTACTACATCTATTCATATTAAAAACTGTTTACAATGGCCGTGTTAAATCCTTATTTGAACTTCCAAGATAATTGTATGGAAGCCTTTGATTTTTATAAATCAGTATTCGGTGGCGAATTTGCCATGTTAATGCGTTTCAGCGAAATGCCGCCAGAACATCCTTGCGACCCATCCGAAAAAGATAAGATCATGCATGTGGCTTTACCTATAGGACAATCAGTTTTGATGGGCAGTGATAGTCCTAAAGAAATGGACAAAGTGCAAACCGGTAATAACTTTTCGATTTCCATTAGCACAGACAGCAACGGGCAAGCCGATGAATATTTCAAGGGATTATCGCAAGGAGGCACTGTAATCATGCCGATGGGAGATGCTTTTTGGGGTTCCTATTTCGGGATGTGCAGGGATAAATTCGGCGTAAACTGGATGATCAGTCACGATAAGCGTAGTGCTTAATAGCTGTTTAATAAAGGGTATAAAACTGTAAAAAATTAGGGCCGATAGAATTACCGGCCCTTTTCACAAGTCAAAATTCTGCTTATCACATCACTCAAATCCATTCGGCTTCAAAAGGGGGTTTGAATTTAATGCCCTGTTCGGGATCGGGAATACGGAACGATCTTTCGAATCTTGTGGTTTATCCCACCATTCATTCCCAAACCTGCCCCAACGAACAAGATCGGTCCTACGGTGACGTTCACCTAAGAACTCGCGACCCAACTCCATCACGAATTCATCATCTGTCAAGTTCGCGATATTCATTTCGTAACTATTAGCAGGCCAAGCAGCCGGTTCAAAATTACGTTCGCGAACATCGTCCAGCAGTTGTGCCGCGGCAGTTTTATCACTAGCGCGGTATTTGCATTCCGCTAGAGCATAATATATTTCTGCCAACCGGATCTCGGTAGCAGAGTTGAACTGGAATAATCCTTCAGACATCGGCAGCCAAGGGAATTTTAGCAAGCGCACACCGGAATTTTCTTCACCGGTAATTACATGCGACCCTTCCGACCAACGGCCACCGGGTTTTTCTGAAAATCTTGCCACTTGGTCAACATATGCCAAGGGTTTGCCATTATATTCTTCGGTACCGAGTACAACCTTGGAGCTATCGAAGCCATATCCTTGGGCTTTATTAAACTCGTATTGTGTTCCCACTAGGAAGAAGCCTTCGTAATCGCCTTCGCTGGAAGTAGTTTTAAACGGTTGCTTCCTCTTATCTCCTGTTTTAAATCGCTCGTACGGCATACCTAACTTGTAGGTATACAAGTTGCCATTTTCATCACGGGAAGGCGTTAAATGCACCCCGTTCCAGGAACCCCAATCATTGTCAAGCGAATAACGGGCCTGGTAATGCATCGTGGCATTATACATCCAACTGAATTCGTAAATATTCTTAGCATGTGGAAACTCGAAAATATTTTCAGGGGAGCGGTAACCGTTTATACCTGAGCGGAATGGCCCGCGGTAATCTGTATCGAGAGCGTAAGTACCGTATTTACCATCGATGATATCCTGGGCTACGGCCGCACATTCTGTATATTTAGGAGTTCCTGTCCATGCTTCGGCATTCAGGTATAACCTTACCAACAGGGCTGCGGCACCACCTTGATCCCACCTTCCGATTTTACCGTTTTTAGGTAAATCGGGCAATGATTCTTTCAGTTCCGTTTCGATGTAAGCGAATACTTCTTGCGGGGTCGATTGAGGCTCTATTTTTTGCGGTTCTGTAATAATAGGAACCTCGCGGAAAAAATCAATTAAGAACAGGTAGAACCAAGCGCGCAAAGTTCTTAATTCAGCAATATGATGCGCCTGGTCGGCCTGCGTTAACCCGATCTTAGTATAATCCAAATTGGCAATATCCTGCATAATCACGTTACATTGACCGATACCTTGGTATGGACCAACCCATCCCCCGTTAATATGTCCATCATCAGGGGTCCAGGTATGGCCATGTAAGCGTACCCAATCACCGCCATCATATCCATGTTTACCTTTTTGCGTCCACACGAAATTATCAGCGGTTAGTTCACTGATGAGCCAACGATCGCCATCCCAACCGCACCAATGCCCATGTTCGTAAGGGCGGACTACGGCTGCGATCACCGAGTTTTTATCCTGGTAATATTTATCAGCCGGAAGAATATCAAAAGGTTCCTCGTCTAAGTTGGTACAACTTACCGTGGAAATTATTAGGAGTAGCAATACGCTACTTAATTTTTTCATATTCATGATCATTCATTTTGATTGAAGTATGTGAAGTATGCGCATTAAAGAGTTACTTGTAAACCGATGGTGTAAGTACGAGTAACCGGGTAAACATCGAGGGCACCGTAGCCGGGCGTTAAACCTACGACGCCAATTGCTGTAGGATCAAGCCCGGTAAACTTCGTTACCGTGAATACATTTCTTATACTACCGTAAATACGGGCATTCTTAATAAAATCTGTTTTAAACTTGGGATTCCAACCCAAGGTGAGATTATCAAGCCTGAAATAATCACCATTCTCCAAGAAATAATCCGTGATGACTTTACCGGAAGTGATATGTCCATTGCGGGTATACGCATCTTTCAACAGGTTAATACCGGGTTCAGCTTGTAAGCCGTAATACATTTGATACAAGTTCAACACTTGGTAATCAAACCTTCCCCTGAAGAACAGGTTCAAATCCAAACTTTTGTATCTTAATGTATTTCCCCATCCTAATTCGTAACGGGGAGCTCCATGACCGATATAAGTCCTGTCCCTATCGCCGTTTGCTTCGCTGGAAGCGATGATCTTTTCTTTCCCAACTACCCCATCTTTCCATACAAGGATTTTCCCATCTTCATCAACACCGGCATATTTATAACCATAAAAGCTACCAAGTTCCGTACCCGGATCTAAGCGGTATGCGGGACCAGGATTACCCGGTGATGGAAGATCTTGCAAGTAGCGGTAATTACCTTGGAATTCATTATTAGACCAAGACACCAATTTTGATTTGGCATAAGAAGCAGCAATGGTAGTGCTATATGAGAAATTACGGGAGTTGTAAACATTCCAATTGAGTAATAACTCCACGCCCTTCGCGCTCGTTGTTCCAACGTTAACAAACATTTGTTCATGTAAATACGGCCCCACCGGAACATCGTAGTTATCGAGTATACCATTACTTCTACGATCAAAGAAGTCCAGATTACCGGATAACTTATTATCAAACAGGGAAAAATCTACCCCGATATTATACGATACCGCTCTTTCCCAACGTAAATTCGGGTTATAGTTATTGGCTGGTCCATATACTTGAATCCATTCCCCTTCATCATTTAAATATCTTCCATAGCCCCCATAACGAGCCAGGGAGGTATAACGGGCAAATCCTGAACGCCCCGTTTCACCGTAAGACGCTCTCAATTTTAAATCATTAACAGTTTTGCTACCTTCTAAAAAGGGTAAACTTGAGACTCTCCAAGCAGCTGATACCGCCGGAAACAACCCCCATTTATTATCCACCCCAAACTTGGTATTTCCTTCGTAACGGAAGGAAGCCGACAAGAAATATTTACCGTCAAAATTATAATTCAAGCGGCCTAAAAAGGCAATAAGCTTTTCCTTACTTTTCCATGAATCCATACCTAGGCGACCTTCTTCCCGGTTCCATTGGCCGGCTTCCAAATTATTATAGCTAAAGGCATCCGAAAGAAAGTCCATGTTTTCAGCCCAGAAACCTTGTGTAACGAACTCTTGGTATGAATATCCAGCCATCACATCAATTTCATGCTTATCGATACGGGTGTTGTAATTATTGATCCATTCCAAGGTATAATCGTTCCAACGTTCATTTTGCAACCTGGCACGGCCAGTACGATTGTTGAGGATCGATTCTGCTGACTTCGAAGTATAATATTCCCTTCTCAACATTTCACGACTTTGTTTTGCCAATTTAATCTCAGTACTGAGGTTGCTCAAAATATTCAGCCTAGCATTGAGATCGATGATGGAATAGTTCTGATCAGCGCCATTTTCCCGGGCTAATAAATCCTGCACGGGATTATATGTATCATATCCTTGAAAAGTATTGAACATCGTCGGATCATCGGGATCCATTACCGGGAGTGTAGGATTCAATTTTACCGCCTGTTTAAAGGCATCATAATTTGTATATTCCTCCTTGGCAGTTCTCTGTGAAAGGTTACCCGAAAAAATCAGTTTTCCTTTCAAGGCTTTCTGCCGGAAATTTGCACGGTAGCCGTATTCCTTCCTTTCGGTAGCAATATCGATAGCCGTTTTAGTACGGAAATTACCGGAGATTCTGAACATCGAATTTTCATTTCCTCCACCGACAGCTAATAATTGGTTCTGACCGAAATTATCGGTGCGGATTAGTTCATCG includes the following:
- a CDS encoding SusC/RagA family TonB-linked outer membrane protein; amino-acid sequence: MKIALQNPKLLIGFLLNRFIASMALKCGVLLLAALMTVSAVLAQSKSVSGSVTDETTGEKMFNVSIRIKGTTTGTLTKQDGTFKLTVPGDDAILVFSSIGYESQEISVAGKTTLDIAMKTNVNSLNDVVVVGYGTVQKRNLTSAVATISSKDFLQGGYNSPMQMIEGKVAGLTVSNPAAGDPNRGTDIQIRGASSLNAGNGPLIIIDGMPGGDLRNIALQDIESITVLKDAAAAAIYGSRGANGVVLVTTKQAKAGNVSVTYDSYFEHDVVANKPDILSAEEFLDKGRDTDRGARTNWYDELIRTDNFGQNQLLAVGGGNENSMFRISGNFRTKTAIDIATERKEYGYRANFRQKALKGKLIFSGNLSQRTAKEEYTNYDAFKQAVKLNPTLPVMDPDDPTMFNTFQGYDTYNPVQDLLARENGADQNYSIIDLNARLNILSNLSTEIKLAKQSREMLRREYYTSKSAESILNNRTGRARLQNERWNDYTLEWINNYNTRIDKHEIDVMAGYSYQEFVTQGFWAENMDFLSDAFSYNNLEAGQWNREEGRLGMDSWKSKEKLIAFLGRLNYNFDGKYFLSASFRYEGNTKFGVDNKWGLFPAVSAAWRVSSLPFLEGSKTVNDLKLRASYGETGRSGFARYTSLARYGGYGRYLNDEGEWIQVYGPANNYNPNLRWERAVSYNIGVDFSLFDNKLSGNLDFFDRRSNGILDNYDVPVGPYLHEQMFVNVGTTSAKGVELLLNWNVYNSRNFSYSTTIAASYAKSKLVSWSNNEFQGNYRYLQDLPSPGNPGPAYRLDPGTELGSFYGYKYAGVDEDGKILVWKDGVVGKEKIIASSEANGDRDRTYIGHGAPRYELGWGNTLRYKSLDLNLFFRGRFDYQVLNLYQMYYGLQAEPGINLLKDAYTRNGHITSGKVITDYFLENGDYFRLDNLTLGWNPKFKTDFIKNARIYGSIRNVFTVTKFTGLDPTAIGVVGLTPGYGALDVYPVTRTYTIGLQVTL
- a CDS encoding HipA family kinase, giving the protein MDEKNQNKPVSIRRVEVMRYITPLREGGSLPAIIEADDGFQYVLKFRGAGQGEKALIAELIGGEIARTLGLKVPELVFAELDEAFGRIEADQEIQDLLKFSVGLNLGLHYLSGAITFDPAACQVDPLLASKIVWLDCLLTNVDRTARNTNMLMWHRELWLIDHGASLYFHHTWHNWEEQATRPFMAIKDHVLLKDANELGKVDVLFKEILTRETIENVVDLIPGSWLEDPSIDESPLERKRVYKEFLNRRIASSEIFVKAAENAREALI
- a CDS encoding DUF3037 domain-containing protein; translation: MQGKHLYEYAIIRLMPRVERGEFLNIGVILYCKPKKFLRLKFVLNVDRLRVFGDELDLDDLRTYLQAIERICQGDKTAGPIAGLDLPSRFRWLTATRSTILQTSRSHAGFCDDPQQTMERLFVEYVL
- a CDS encoding RagB/SusD family nutrient uptake outer membrane protein, producing the protein MNMKKLSSVLLLLIISTVSCTNLDEEPFDILPADKYYQDKNSVIAAVVRPYEHGHWCGWDGDRWLISELTADNFVWTQKGKHGYDGGDWVRLHGHTWTPDDGHINGGWVGPYQGIGQCNVIMQDIANLDYTKIGLTQADQAHHIAELRTLRAWFYLFLIDFFREVPIITEPQKIEPQSTPQEVFAYIETELKESLPDLPKNGKIGRWDQGGAAALLVRLYLNAEAWTGTPKYTECAAVAQDIIDGKYGTYALDTDYRGPFRSGINGYRSPENIFEFPHAKNIYEFSWMYNATMHYQARYSLDNDWGSWNGVHLTPSRDENGNLYTYKLGMPYERFKTGDKRKQPFKTTSSEGDYEGFFLVGTQYEFNKAQGYGFDSSKVVLGTEEYNGKPLAYVDQVARFSEKPGGRWSEGSHVITGEENSGVRLLKFPWLPMSEGLFQFNSATEIRLAEIYYALAECKYRASDKTAAAQLLDDVRERNFEPAAWPANSYEMNIANLTDDEFVMELGREFLGERHRRTDLVRWGRFGNEWWDKPQDSKDRSVFPIPNRALNSNPLLKPNGFE
- a CDS encoding VOC family protein, whose amino-acid sequence is MAVLNPYLNFQDNCMEAFDFYKSVFGGEFAMLMRFSEMPPEHPCDPSEKDKIMHVALPIGQSVLMGSDSPKEMDKVQTGNNFSISISTDSNGQADEYFKGLSQGGTVIMPMGDAFWGSYFGMCRDKFGVNWMISHDKRSA